CCAAATTTATAAATTCCATAACAGAAAAGGGAATTATTAACTGACATAATAACACCATGAGAAGGACAAACCCTTGATATTTCCTCAACAGCAATTGCATAGGATATTGAATCCATACCAGCACCACCGTATTCTTCCGGTATTTCCATTCCCATTAATCCCAGTTCCCCCATTTTTTTTATATTTTCTTCTGGAAAAATTTCTTCTTCATCAATCTTATTAGCAATTGGTTCTATCTCATTTTTAACAAAGTCTCTAACCATATCCCTTATCATTTTATGTTCTTCTTTAAGTTCAAAATCCATATTAATTGGTTTTTTTAGAAAGGAATAGAACCTTTAAAAATTTAATTATATTGATTTAAGAGGTCCAGAATAAAATTTTCTTTTTTAAAATTTTTCTTTTTATTTTATTTATATTGGCTTTTGTTATTAAATAACCCTTTTCAACAAATTCATCTATTTTATCAAAATCAGCCCAGGATAAATTCTGTGTATCAAAGGTAATAAGAAAATCGGATTCTTTAATTTCTCTTTCTTCAAAATAAACCCTGTGAAACTGTAAAATTCTCTGATAGAATTCATAACCACCTCTAAAATCTTTTCTGGTTTCAATTTCATTTTTAACTCTTGAAGTTATTATAAATCTTGGATTATATAATTTTTTCAAAAAATATACCGGTGAATTTGAGATTACACCACCATCAACTAAAATTCTTCCTTCCTTTTTAAGGGGAGGTAAAAATCCAGGTATTGCTGAAGTTGCAATTACCGCATCTTTTACTAATCCTTCATTTATATAAACATATTCTCCTTTAACAAGATCAAAGGCAGTAACAAAAGTTTTTAGTTTTAAATCTTCAAACCTTAAATCCCCAAAAATTTCTTCTGCTGCTTCATAGGTTTCTTTTAAAGGAATAACTGATTCTGACAAAAAAGCTTTAGCAAGATTTATTCTTTCCACTATGGCATCGTGTATTCTCTTAAAAATATTTTTTTCCTCTCTTGTAAAAACATCAAAACCAAGTTTTTTTAGAATTCCCCTTTCAATGCTTTCTTTTATTTTATCATAAACAAATTTCCAGGAAAGTTTATAGGAGTAAAGAATTCCTATAATTCCTCCAATACTTGTTCCCCCAATACATTCTGGTTTTATACCCTCTTCCTCCATTGCTTTTAAAAAACCAATATGAACTAAACCCCTTGCACCACCTCCAGAGAGAGAAAAGGAAAAAAAAGGTCTTTTTGAAAAAATTTTTCTCATTTTTGTTTATTATTATAAGTTTAAAAAAATTTGAAATAAATAAAAAAATAAGATATAATAAAACTCTGAAACTTTAATTTTGAAAATATTTGGTCAAAAGGAGGTAAAAAATGCGAGTTAAAAGTGGACCAAAAACAAGGAGAAGACATAAAAAAATAAGGGAAATGGCAAAAGGTTATTACGGACAAAAAAGTAAAACCTTTAGAAAGGCTAATGAGGCAGTTTTGAAATCCCTAAGATATGCTTACAGACACAGAAAGGAGAAAAAGAGAGAATTTAGGAGACTTTGGATAGCAAGGATAAATGCAGCCTGTAGAAATCTTGGTGTTAAATACAATGAATTTGTTCACAATTTAAAAGAAAAGGGTATATTATTAAATAGAAAGATGTTAGCCTATCTTGCAGTTAATGAACCAGAAAGTTTTAAAGAAATTGTTGAAAAAGCTATGGCAAGTTAATGGAAATTGAGAAACTCAAAGAAGAAGTTAAAAGAAATTTAGAAAAGGTAAAAAATAAAGAGGATTTAGAAGAAATAAGAATTAAATATCTTGGCAGAAAGGGAATTCTAAAAGAATCCTTTGACAAACTAAAAGATATTGAGCCTGAAAAAAGAAAAGAATTGGGAAAATTATTAAATGAAGTAAAAGAGTTTCTTGAAAGGGAAATAGAGTTAAGAAAAAAAGAATTTGAGATTAAAAGGAAAAAAGATATAGACCCGACTTTACCTGGTTTATTAAAAAAGAGAGGTTTTTTACATATTTTAAAAGAGGAGATTAAAAGAATAGAGGAAATTTTTGTTGGACTTTCCTTTGAAGTAGAAACCGGTCCTGAGATTGAGTCTGAATTTAATAATTTTGAAGCATTAAACATTCCGGAATGGCATCCTGCAAGGGATATGCAGGCAACCCTTTTTCTTGAAAGAAAAGGATTTTTACTAAGAACCCACACTTCACCAATTCAAATAAGGGTAATGTTAAGAAAAAAACCACCAATTAGAATAATAGCCCCAGGTAGGGTCTATAGACGTGATAACTTTGATGCTTCCCATTCTCCTGTATTCCATCAGGTGGAAGGGCTTTACATTAATAAAAATGTAAGTTTTTCAAATTTAAAAGGAACAGTTGAGCTATTTCTGAAAGAATATTTTGAAAAGAAGGATCTTGAAATAAAATTTGAACCATCTTACTTTCCTTTTACAGAACCTTCTGCTGAAGTTTCTATATTATGGGATACAGGTGAAGGAAAAAGATTTCTTGAAATTGCAGGCTGCGGAATGGTTCACCCCAATGTTTTAAAAAATTGTAACATTAATCCTGAAGAGTGGAATGGATATGCTTTTGGAATGGGAGTTGAAAGACTTGTTATGGTTAAATACAAAATACCTGATATAAGACTTTTTTATGAAAATGAAAGAAGTTTTCTAAAACAATTTTCAATATGAAGGTAACATATAACTGGTTAAAAGAATATGTTGATTTAAATATTTCCCCAAAGGAGCTTTTAGAAATTTTTGGAAAACTCGGAATGCCTGTTGAAGAATTCACTGATTTTAGAAAAGGAAAAGAAAATTTAATGGTAGCAGTAATTGAAGATATTGAAAGGCATAAAAAGAAAGATAATCTTTTTGTTTTAAATCTAAGAACAAAAAAGGGAAACTTTAAGACTATTTCAGGAGCTCCTTTCCTTGAAAAAGGTAAAAAAGTTATCTTTGCTCCAAAAGGAACTATCCTGAAAGATTACATTGTTGAAGAAAAAGTTATAAGAGGAGAAGAATCTCTTGGCACAATTGTTTCAGAGGAGGAACTATCCCTTGCTGATAAAAGTGAAACAGTTATTTTTCTTGATGAAAAGATAAGTTTAGAAGATGACCCTTTAGAGATTCTTGGATTAAATGATTACATTTATGAGCTTGAAATTTACCCTAATAGACCTGATTTACTTTCTGTAATTGGAATTGCAAGGGATATTTCTGCGTATTTGAATCTTGAATTAAAAATACCTGAAATTAAGAAGATTAAAGAAGAGGAAATAGATTTTAAAATTGAAATTGAAGAAAATGCTCCATGTGATAGATATGTGGGTTTAATTATTAAGGATATAAAAGTAAAGGAAAGTTCTTCAAAAATTAAATACAGGTTAAATTTATGTGGAATAAGAGCAATAAATTCAGTTGTTGATGCTACAAACTATGTGATGCTTGAAACAGGTCATCCCTTACATGCCTTTGATTTAAATAAGATTAGAGAAAAAATTATAGTAAGAAATGCTAAAAAGGGAGAGAAAATTTTATGTCTTGATTCAAAATTGAGGGAACTGGATGATGAGGTTATGGTTATTGCTGATAGAGAAAAGCCCCTTGCAATTGCAGGTGTAATAGGTGGTGAAGAATCAGGAGTAAGGGAAGATACAAGAGATATTTTATGTGAGAGTGCCTTTTTTGAAAAGATAAATATAAGAAAAACAGGTAAAAAACTTAACATTCAGACAGAATCCTCTTACAGGTTTGAAAGGGGTGCTGATTTTGAAATGGTTTATTACGCAGCTTGCAGATTAAGAGATTTAATTCTTGAAACATCAGGTGGTATTCCCTTTAAACCTATTGATGTTATAAAAAATGAATATAAAAAGAAAAAAGTTTTTTTAAAAGAAGAAAAATTGAAAAGAATTCTTGGGAACGAGTTTTCTCTTGAAAAATCAAAAGAAATTCTTGAAAGGCTCTATATAAAATCTAATTTAAATAATGGTATTTTAGAGGCAGAGATACCAAGTTTCAGAAGGGATATTGAAATTGAAGAAGATTTGATAGAAGAGGTTGCAAGAATTTATGGTTATGAGAATTTTAAATCAGAGGCAGAAGAAGTTTCTTCTTTTATAGGAAAAAGAGATGTTACAGAGGATAGGATAAGGGAG
This genomic window from candidate division WOR-3 bacterium contains:
- a CDS encoding patatin-like phospholipase family protein, translating into MRKIFSKRPFFSFSLSGGGARGLVHIGFLKAMEEEGIKPECIGGTSIGGIIGILYSYKLSWKFVYDKIKESIERGILKKLGFDVFTREEKNIFKRIHDAIVERINLAKAFLSESVIPLKETYEAAEEIFGDLRFEDLKLKTFVTAFDLVKGEYVYINEGLVKDAVIATSAIPGFLPPLKKEGRILVDGGVISNSPVYFLKKLYNPRFIITSRVKNEIETRKDFRGGYEFYQRILQFHRVYFEEREIKESDFLITFDTQNLSWADFDKIDEFVEKGYLITKANINKIKRKILKKKILFWTS
- the rplT gene encoding 50S ribosomal protein L20, with the protein product MRVKSGPKTRRRHKKIREMAKGYYGQKSKTFRKANEAVLKSLRYAYRHRKEKKREFRRLWIARINAACRNLGVKYNEFVHNLKEKGILLNRKMLAYLAVNEPESFKEIVEKAMAS
- the pheS gene encoding phenylalanine--tRNA ligase subunit alpha, whose protein sequence is MEIEKLKEEVKRNLEKVKNKEDLEEIRIKYLGRKGILKESFDKLKDIEPEKRKELGKLLNEVKEFLEREIELRKKEFEIKRKKDIDPTLPGLLKKRGFLHILKEEIKRIEEIFVGLSFEVETGPEIESEFNNFEALNIPEWHPARDMQATLFLERKGFLLRTHTSPIQIRVMLRKKPPIRIIAPGRVYRRDNFDASHSPVFHQVEGLYINKNVSFSNLKGTVELFLKEYFEKKDLEIKFEPSYFPFTEPSAEVSILWDTGEGKRFLEIAGCGMVHPNVLKNCNINPEEWNGYAFGMGVERLVMVKYKIPDIRLFYENERSFLKQFSI
- the pheT gene encoding phenylalanine--tRNA ligase subunit beta, whose product is MKVTYNWLKEYVDLNISPKELLEIFGKLGMPVEEFTDFRKGKENLMVAVIEDIERHKKKDNLFVLNLRTKKGNFKTISGAPFLEKGKKVIFAPKGTILKDYIVEEKVIRGEESLGTIVSEEELSLADKSETVIFLDEKISLEDDPLEILGLNDYIYELEIYPNRPDLLSVIGIARDISAYLNLELKIPEIKKIKEEEIDFKIEIEENAPCDRYVGLIIKDIKVKESSSKIKYRLNLCGIRAINSVVDATNYVMLETGHPLHAFDLNKIREKIIVRNAKKGEKILCLDSKLRELDDEVMVIADREKPLAIAGVIGGEESGVREDTRDILCESAFFEKINIRKTGKKLNIQTESSYRFERGADFEMVYYAACRLRDLILETSGGIPFKPIDVIKNEYKKKKVFLKEEKLKRILGNEFSLEKSKEILERLYIKSNLNNGILEAEIPSFRRDIEIEEDLIEEVARIYGYENFKSEAEEVSSFIGKRDVTEDRIREHFKGEGFLECVNISLIEEKEANLFSEKYLKIKNPLSERFSVLRSSLLPSLLFSLKNNLRKNEKIQKLFEIGKVFYEDYSEEKKLGLLLADVKEENWLKSKEVEPYFELKGILESFFENFEDSLYFVEENFSFFEYGAKIIIDDKEIGFIGEVKEEILKYYDLKVQSVYSEISLDKIKLKDTLVFKPLFLYPSLSRDLSFVGSEEIRAQELIKALKELKRETLIEKFVLFDVYKGKPLKEGEKNFTFRVFFRSMDKTLSERDVDKEVEKIVKYIEEKTGYRLRG